Sequence from the Rutidosis leptorrhynchoides isolate AG116_Rl617_1_P2 chromosome 3, CSIRO_AGI_Rlap_v1, whole genome shotgun sequence genome:
GCAATATTTAGAGGATCTTTTTCATCGCTTTCCGAATCTTCACTCAGTTGATGCTGTTATCCATTTTATCGTCTGATCGTGCTCATCAACATCCTTCAGGAAAGATTACTATATACTCTCATTCGTTGGAATCTGCCAACCTTCACATTCCTTTAACTGAATTTTTTCAATTCGTAATTTGCCATTATAAAATTGCTATTGGTCAGCTTGAACCTGCTAGTATcgataaaatcattatttttgagATGTATTGCCATGCTACAAAACAATCCCCTTCTCTCCGTATTTCTGAGAATCTTTTTCAGATCGAATCTTATTATGCTGGTTGGTTCTATTTTAAACAATATGGCTTGTTTAATCTTCGAGCGGAGCCCATCCATGATTGGGAATCATCTTTCTTTTATGTAAATGAAGATGTCGTGTTAAACAGTTACCGATCATCAAGGATTTGGCGAGCAAATCGCTATGCGCCTCTCGTTCTTGGCACCAAACTGTCATATGTTGAGAAAAACGTTATGAAAAGTTTAGAACAGAGGCCCTCTTTCAACGTACATATGCGGAGCTCATTCTCGTCCTTGGTTCTGTTAGTAATGACTGACAAGATTCTCATGTGCGCCCTGTAaaggtatgtgtgtgtgtgtgtgtgtgtattttaaaatttttgttataTGTTTTCTTTTTCAGAATTAAACTTATATGAGATTTTAAACTTTAATACTCCTCAAGAGCTTTGTTTTTCTACCAAGTCTCTTGCCCAAGAGAAAAGTCCTCCTCATTCGCGTTCCGCTCCTGCGTGTTCTGACATGCCACATTTTAGTGATTGGGCTTCCTAGTTTGGTTCGAACGATGGCGTGCAACTTCAGAGATGAGCGACAGATTGTTCGTGATAATCGCAACAATCGTTTGGCACTTATGAAGATATAGGAATGAAGTTTTGTTTAACACACGTGCTTTGAAGAAAAACACTTTATTTGattctatatatatttattcatacatTTGGTTAATTTATTAAGGTAAATCGCATGTAAGTTGGAATGAATGGCTTATAAAGTGGTTGTAATATTTGGGCTTTTTATAGCTGCTCGCTACAAAGTCTGAATAAAATTTTTActgttcaaaaaaataaaaataaatgattcATATTGTAAATGTGAAATTCAAAAAAGTTTGATTCTTCAATCATTGAATGACAATGTTGAGTTTTTTTAAAGAAGGGCTGATGTGATACCGACTTATTAGTCCAACTTGTATGTTATTGGATATTATGAATCACAATTTTCATCAATCCATCTTTTAGGTTCAGACTAATTTTTTACTCTTATTATTGGAAGAACATCTGAATCAACAAGTGGCATGGTATACTCCAAACTCATTGGTAATATGCTATACTTGTAGGAACATAATTACAATAATGCGAAAAGGACTAATGTGTTTTAAATATTAAGAATACAAGAAAAACAATAATATTCTTAGAATATAACAATTCTAGAATGTTTGAAGTTGAAGGAATTATTCAAAGACACGTGTGAAAAACAAAATGTTGACCATCAAAATTCAAAAGTCAAAAGTCTAACATCGAGATCTTAATATGTTACCACATGTATACGAATGAAACTTAATATTCTTCTAGATTAAACGTAGACTACCAAAGCCGAATTACGGACAATCATCTACAAGTATACCAATTATATTTTCGAATTCAAAATTCGATTAGCAGCTTAAGACACAAATATGTCAGTCGTACTTGATGCAACATTCAGCTGCAATAATATTTTGACTTTCTAAAACACATGTTTAGGAAAGGAATATTGCAGTTTATATAAGATATGAAAATTTACTTGTTACATACACTAATGGATGACATTTGGTTAGCAGCATAAGAGACATATGTTCCTTGTTCTTGATGTATCTTTATCTTCAATGCCTCGCATGAATGATTTTATGGCTAATTGTTGTGATGCATATGTCATAAAAGATACAAAAACTAAACCTCCCACAAACATCAAACTTAACCTATCAACAACAGATAATGAATGACAGTAAGCATTCATTAATTATACTTTAAAAATGCGGattaaaaaataattatttttatttagtaACATACCTCAATAATAAAGCTGTGATCCCAAAAATACCCGGCGCTAAAGGAGCAGCAATAGCCAAAAATGCCATGCCTAACGCATAAAACCATGGTGCCACATCACACGATACCCTTTGATGACCTGCATAACGCAGCACGAATTTGAGACCAAGTAATATATATGGATGCAAGTGACAAACTGGCAATACGGGCGAGCTGGGTAACAGGCTAAAACAGATAATCATCTCTAGCACAGGTCAAATAAGGCAGAACAGGGTCTGGTCGGGCTACCAACCCGTTGAACTTTGTCTGTCCATTTTTGAATGGTTTTTTAAggaattacatttttataacaaTTTATTATAAGAAAAGTCAATAGCAATCCAAAGCTTTAAATAAAGACTTTAAGAGTTTATATGCACTGAAAACTGAGTTTGGGAAGATTGTCACCTCGTTTGACCCGTCTTCTTTTAGCTTAACTTTTGGGTTGTCCCGTTTGAGATAAAACACAAACCAAAACGACACATttataagtaaatgggtcaaaacgCCATAGATAATTTCTGGAAAATACAAGCATAAACCTTTTTCCGAATCATAATCTGAAGATGCGGGACGAGGGTTTCCTGTATGATTCGCCACCATTCTTCCCCATCTATACACAATGTGCAAGTAGCATCCAAACAGCAAAAAGAAAACCGTAAAAATCCATTCGTACATCAGAATTAACCCTGTCCACGGCTTAACTTGCCTAGGCACAACCGAAAGTCCAAATCCAAGAGACACCACTGCTGTTATAAAACAGACTAATATCGACATTCCACCCAAAAAGGCAGGCACGATCGAGTGCGCACCATTAGAAAACTACAGATCACAAcacaaaactaaataattaacataTAATATACATACACAAAGCCATTTTTATGAAAAAGTCATAGTTAGAAGATGAATTAAACCTGCTGATTAGAATTAATGTTTGATGAAGATACTGCAGTATAAGCAAGTGCACCTCCTGATCTAAATTTGTAGTATATATGTCTTGCATGATCGCATAAAGAGCGTGTCTACCCCCCAAAAAAGTATGTATCATGATTCAGATAACGAGTAGCGGGatccaaaaaaaataataattaaataagaaCGGAAAGTACTAACCTGCAGAAAAGATCTGTAATAACAGAAAAGTAGAATAAATATTGGAAGCAAAAAAAGAAATTTGACTAGCAGAACATCATGAGGATTTCGGCCTCCTCGAGTTCCCGGTAGAGATTCTTCTAAATTGTCTCTAACATCTTGCCATATATCGACGGGTTTTAGAAGCCATGACGTCCACCAATCCCATGGTTTAAGAGGTCCGAGCGTATAGTGTATTACGCATAGTTCTTTCTCGTCTACCATCCACTGttataaaatcataaaatcaaTTAACGACGTTATAAAATCATAAGATTCAACGTTTTTACAACATTGTTAGAGATACTAATT
This genomic interval carries:
- the LOC139896234 gene encoding inositol phosphorylceramide glucuronosyltransferase 1-like, giving the protein MAGARGTLRPCSMVKARSQETPCVLASTGEQVRKESPCVVAVNQNAQIVSALSSDLESSSSSKEAHAYVTLLYGDEFVLGARVLGKSIRDTQSTKETVVLVSDGVSDYAKTLLQADGWIVKPISLLENPNQVRPTRFWGVYTKLKIFNMTDYEKVVYLDADTIVVKNIDVLFKCEKFCANLKHSERLNSGVMVVEPSEELFNDMISKVTTLYSYTGGDQGFLNAYYAGFPSARVFDPNVSPEELDSRPVAEMERLSTLYNADVGLYMLANKWMVDEKELCVIHYTLGPLKPWDWWTSWLLKPVDIWQDVRDNLEESLPGTRGGRNPHDVLLVKFLFLLPIFILLFCYYRSFLQTRSLCDHARHIYYKFRSGGALAYTAVSSSNINSNQQFSNGAHSIVPAFLGGMSILVCFITAVVSLGFGLSVVPRQVKPWTGLILMYEWIFTVFFLLFGCYLHIVYRWGRMVANHTGNPRPASSDYDSEKGHQRVSCDVAPWFYALGMAFLAIAAPLAPGIFGITALLLRLSLMFVGGLVFVSFMTYASQQLAIKSFMRGIEDKDTSRTRNICLLCC